From the genome of candidate division WOR-3 bacterium:
TTTTATTGGTGATGTTTCGGTTTTCCTTTTCAGGAAAATTGTTAAAATAATAAGAATAGTTAATCCAATTATTACTAAAAATCTTCCTTTATTTTTCATTTTCTTTAACCGGTGAATAATATGCTTGTTTAATGGGTAAATGGAGTTTATTACTTTTGGCAAATCTTATTAGTTGATTTTTTATCTCTTGAGCAACTTCCCAAGGTAAAGAAAAGACAAGTTGATGGTCTTGGAAAAGTCCGTATCTTTTTGCTCCAACGCAGGGAATAGTAAGATTTGGTTTTTTTGTTTGATAAGCAAATACTACTCCGTAGGAACAAACAGCCGAGCTCACACCGTTACAAAAAGTGATATCCTTTTCATAAGCAGTAGTATAAGCCTCAATTAATGGTAAAGCTTGAGCACTATCAATAATAAGAATTACCACATCTGGTTTATCAGGAGTAAAACTATTGATGTCGCCCACCAATAAACCAGTAAATTGGTTAATTGGTAATTTAGGTTTTATCTCAATTAATTTTTTAGCACTTTCTTTACTAAAAGTAAATTGTCTTAGATGATGGTCAATATCTTTTTCGTTATATTCCCGAAAACCGAAAACAAATTGAGCTGAGGCACAACCTAAATTTTCCTTAGTTATCTTAAATAAACACCTTTCTTGGGATGCTCCATGGACAAACTGGCAAAAGGTTAGCTTCTTTGCCAAAAATTCTCCCTTAGTAGATTCTTCTTTTTGAAGAAATTTAACTCCTACAGGTAAAAGTTTTAATGATAAAATTTCCTTGAATTCTTCCATTTTATTTCTTTTCCGATAATATTTTTATTAACTCTTCAACAGCAGGTACCTTTCCCGAAATAACCACTTTGTCATCAATAATTACTGCTGGTGTTAACATTACACCAAATTTGGCAAATTCTTTAATATCATAAAGATGGGTAATTTCACAAGCAATTCCCAATTCAGCGCAGGCATCTCTTACATTCTTTTCGGTTGCCTGACATCTTGGGCAACCAGGTCCAGCAATGATGATTTTCATAATTACCTCCTTTTAAAAAATAAATTTTCCAAAAATAAAACCAATTAAAGTTCCTAAAATAATTATTGTTGGTACATAAACCAAAGTTTTCTTAAAGCCAAAAACCCGACCAATCGCAAGCCAATTAGGTAAACTCAAACCCGGACCGGTTAAAAGCAAAGCCAATGCCGGTCCTTTTCCCATTCCCAATTTCATTAAAGTATGGACAAAAGGTGCTTCCGTCATCGTAGCAAAATAACTAATAGCACCAATTAAAGTTGCTAAAAAAGAAGAGAAAACTCCTTTGGAACCAAGATAATTTCTAACAAAACTCTCCGGTATTAGTTTACCGATAACACCAACAATAAAAACACCTAAAAGTAATAATGGTAAAATAATCTTTACAAACCACCAACTTTCATAAAGCCATTCTTTTATTTTTTCTTTATTAATAAAAATAATTGCGTAAACAACCATAATAACTGTAAAGATAAACCAGATAATAACTTTTTTAATATAAGGACTATTTCTTCCTAAATAATTAGGCATCAGTAAAGAAAGTAAAATAAGGATAAGAAGAATTAAATCTCTTATTTTTAAAAATTCCAATTTTTCCTGTTTCACCGAACTAAATTCCTTTTTTTCTTTGCCAAAAAATAAGGTCATAATAAAACCAATAAGAAAAGCCATTAAAATTGCGGAAGTAATTCTTGCTACTACCATTTGACTTCCCAAAATACTTCCCGTATAGATTAAGGAAAGAATATTACTTGCTGGTGCTACCCAGAGAATAATAAAAGCCACTCCGATTGCTGCTCCACTATAATAAAGGCCACTACTTACTGGAATTACCGTACAAGAACAAGCTGCCAGAAAAAAACTGAAAATACTTGCTAAAGAGAAAGATTTTAACTTATTTACCTTTTCACCAAGTAAAGAGATGATTGCCTGACGATTGATAAATGTCACCATTGCGCCGGCAAGTAAAAAAGCCGGAATGAGACAGGTTAAAATATGAAAAGCAATATAATCTTTTAGAGAATCAAGACCACCGAAAATCAATTCTTTAATTATCATTTTTTATTCCTCCTTTTTAAGCCCACTACTACTTTATTATCTTTTCTTAAACTTAACCTTTTTTTTAAATTTTCTTCTTCTGCTGTAAAAAATTTTTTAGGAATCCTTTCAATAGTTTTTAATAATGCTTTTATAAACGGGTCTTTTTCTTTTGTTAAAGAATAGAAAACCCATTTCCCTTCTTTTTTCTCTTCTACTAAATGAACATTCTTTAATTCTTTTAAATGACGAGAAACATTATAATGGGGTTCTTTTAAAATATCCATAATCTCACAAACACAAAGGGGTTTTCTTGCCTTCTTCAAAATCCAAGTTATTTTTAATCGAGTAATAACACTTAAGATTTTAAAAATAGCGGTATAATCTTTTATATTCATATATGCGTAATTATGCATATATTATTTTAACAAAATATTTAAAAAAGTCAAACTTTGACTTTTCCTTTTCACCAGTTATAATAATATCTTATGGAAGAAAATAGTTTAGAAAAAATTTTTAATCCGGAATTTATTTTTTTAGATTTGGAATTTAAAACGAAAGAAGAAATTTTTTCCTTTGTTAAAGAATTTTTAGAAAAAAAGAAAATTATTGATAAAGAGGAAGGAGAGAGACTTGTTGATTTATTAAAAGAAAGAGAAAATCTTGGTTCCACGGGTGTTGGTTTGGGGATTGCTATTCCTCATCTGAGTTTAAAAACAATAAAAGAGACCTTTACTTTAATCTTTCGCTTAAAAAAACCAATTGATTGGCAAGCCTTAGATCAAAAACCAGTAAATTTGGTAATCTTTCTCTTTTCTAAAGAAGAAGAGCGTAACTTTTATTTACAAACTCTTTCCTATGTTGCTCATATTTTCCATAATAAAAAAATTCTTTCCCAAATTTTATCTGCCAAAACCAAAGAGGAATTTTACGAATACCTAATTTATAAAAGAAAGTTAGGTTTTTTTAAAAGATACCAAAAAGTTTTTTATTATCTTTTTGGAATGTGTTTAATATTTTTAGTTGTTAAGTTTTTATTTACCACATTAAAACTTCCTTTTGATTCGCCTTTTAATTCTCCTTTCTGGATAAAAAAGGAGATTATTGCTTTAGTGTTATTTTTCTCAATGGTTTTGGGGACTTTATTCTTCTTTTCTCACCGGGTTGCCTTTGGTGCTTTTGCGTTAACTTTACTTTTGTTAACCGGAGTAGTAGATATTGAAACCGCAATAAAATTTATGTCTATTCCCACAATTCTTTTTATTATTGCCGTAATGATTATGGTAAAATGGTTTAGTGAAAAAGGAGTTTTTAGATATTTAGTTATTAAGGCGATTAAATATTTTGGCAAATCGCCGTTCCTTCTTTTTGGTTCTTTAATGTTTTTTTCAGCGATATTAGGTGGTTTGATTGATGAGGTATCAGCAATTTTAATTACTTTTGGCATTGCCATTGAAATTGTGAGATACACAAAAGGAAATATTATTCCTTATTTAATTGGTTTGGTAATGGCAACAAATATTGGCAGTGCCTTAACTTTAATTGGCAATCCGATTGGTATTTACTTGGCTTTTTCGGCAAAATTTACCTTTATAGATTTTTTAAAAAACTCTACCCCCATCTCTTTACTTTCTTTATTTTTTACTATTTTTATTATTCTCTTTCTTTATCAAAAAAATATAGAAAATAAAATAGAATTAAAAAAATTAGAAGAA
Proteins encoded in this window:
- a CDS encoding thioredoxin family protein; this encodes MKIIIAGPGCPRCQATEKNVRDACAELGIACEITHLYDIKEFAKFGVMLTPAVIIDDKVVISGKVPAVEELIKILSEKK
- a CDS encoding DUF169 domain-containing protein, producing the protein MEEFKEILSLKLLPVGVKFLQKEESTKGEFLAKKLTFCQFVHGASQERCLFKITKENLGCASAQFVFGFREYNEKDIDHHLRQFTFSKESAKKLIEIKPKLPINQFTGLLVGDINSFTPDKPDVVILIIDSAQALPLIEAYTTAYEKDITFCNGVSSAVCSYGVVFAYQTKKPNLTIPCVGAKRYGLFQDHQLVFSLPWEVAQEIKNQLIRFAKSNKLHLPIKQAYYSPVKENEK
- a CDS encoding permease, with product MIIKELIFGGLDSLKDYIAFHILTCLIPAFLLAGAMVTFINRQAIISLLGEKVNKLKSFSLASIFSFFLAACSCTVIPVSSGLYYSGAAIGVAFIILWVAPASNILSLIYTGSILGSQMVVARITSAILMAFLIGFIMTLFFGKEKKEFSSVKQEKLEFLKIRDLILLILILLSLLMPNYLGRNSPYIKKVIIWFIFTVIMVVYAIIFINKEKIKEWLYESWWFVKIILPLLLLGVFIVGVIGKLIPESFVRNYLGSKGVFSSFLATLIGAISYFATMTEAPFVHTLMKLGMGKGPALALLLTGPGLSLPNWLAIGRVFGFKKTLVYVPTIIILGTLIGFIFGKFIF
- a CDS encoding SLC13 family permease → MEENSLEKIFNPEFIFLDLEFKTKEEIFSFVKEFLEKKKIIDKEEGERLVDLLKERENLGSTGVGLGIAIPHLSLKTIKETFTLIFRLKKPIDWQALDQKPVNLVIFLFSKEEERNFYLQTLSYVAHIFHNKKILSQILSAKTKEEFYEYLIYKRKLGFFKRYQKVFYYLFGMCLIFLVVKFLFTTLKLPFDSPFNSPFWIKKEIIALVLFFSMVLGTLFFFSHRVAFGAFALTLLLLTGVVDIETAIKFMSIPTILFIIAVMIMVKWFSEKGVFRYLVIKAIKYFGKSPFLLFGSLMFFSAILGGLIDEVSAILITFGIAIEIVRYTKGNIIPYLIGLVMATNIGSALTLIGNPIGIYLAFSAKFTFIDFLKNSTPISLLSLFFTIFIILFLYQKNIENKIELKKLEEEVDKKELRVALFVFLMFVILVINHSLIEHLLKVEERTMLLGAGLLIVGFIVFYEREYSRFFVERGPDWWTILYFMFLFANAACLEYTGVTHKLAYLLSEGAKRFPFFREDLKETFGALTMLLWGSGILSGFVDNLPIVAALVPVVKDLTLKGIPLANQLYWSLLIGGCFGGNLTMIGSTANLVAIGIYERSFRKSFRFSDWLKAGIIVTFLTLLFANFLFLIRIIK
- a CDS encoding metalloregulator ArsR/SmtB family transcription factor: MNIKDYTAIFKILSVITRLKITWILKKARKPLCVCEIMDILKEPHYNVSRHLKELKNVHLVEEKKEGKWVFYSLTKEKDPFIKALLKTIERIPKKFFTAEEENLKKRLSLRKDNKVVVGLKRRNKK